Genomic segment of Candidatus Omnitrophota bacterium:
GATGAGCGGCGCACCGACATCGTCGGCGAGATCCAGGACTTGCAGATCGAGGATTTGATCGCCGAGGAAGACGTGGTGATCACCATTACCCACACCGGGTACATCAAGCGGCTGCCGGTGTCGACCTATCGCAAGCAGCGGCGCGGCGGTGTCGGGGTCACGGCGATGGAGACGAAAGAAGAGGATTTTGTGGAGCATCTCTTTGTCGCGACGACGCACGAAACGCTGATGTTTTTCACCAATATGGGCCGCTGCTATTGGCTCAAGGTCCATGAGGTGCCGCAGGCCGGCCGCTACGCGCGCGGGACCGCGATCGCCAATCTGCTATCGCTGCAAAAAGATGAGCGGCTCTCAACCTTTGTGGCGGTGAAGGAATTTACGCCGAGCACATTTCTCCTCATGGCGACCAAGCAGGGCACGATGAAGAAGACGAAGGTTGAAGCCTACTCAAATCCTCGCAAAGGCGGCATCATCGCCATCACCCTGGACAAAGGCGATGAGCTCATCGAGGCCGAGGTCACCGACGGGGAGCGGGAAATCTTGCTGGTGACCAAGCAGGGCAAGGCGATTCGATTTCCCGAGGGGCAGGCTCGCGAAGTCGGCCGATCAGCCCGCGGGGTGCGCGGCATCCGCCTGGGGAAGGGCGATGAGGTGATCTCGATGGTCGTGGTGCGGCCGAAGGCGACCCTGCTGACTGTCACGGAGCTTGGCTTCGGCAAGCGCTCCGACATTGCTGAGTATCGCGTGCAGAGCCGCGGCGGCAAGGGGATCATCAACATCAAGGTCACGAAGAAAAACGGGGCGGTGGTGGGTGCTAAAGCGGTGACGGATCAGGATGAGGTGATGCTCATCTCGCACGAGGGGATGATGGTGCGCTCCCCGGTCAAAGACGTGCGCGCCACGGGCCGCGCCTCCCAAGGGGTGCGGTTGATCAGCATCAAAGGCAAAGACCGCGTCGCGTCGGTGGCGTGCGTGGTGCCGCAAGCGGCGGAAGAAACCGCCGATCCGCCTCCACGGAACACCGAACCGAAAGCGCAGCCCGCGGAAATCGGCGAGGTGGTTTCGATTGAGGATATCCAGGCCGCTGCAGCCCCCCCGGAGCCATTGAAGGCGAAGCCTCAGGCAAAAGCCAAACCGCCGCGCGCCAAGCCTGCCACCAAACGTAAGAAATAAGCTTTCCAGGCGATATCAGATATCAAACCCCGGTTTGATATCTGATATCATATCTGACACGTCCCCGTCGTCTAGTGGCTAGGACAACAGCCTTTCGAGCTGACAACGCGGGTTCGATTCCCGCCGGGGACATTTTTGAAAGTTGATCATGGTCGAACTATCGCTAGCGGGCGGAAAGCTTGTCACTCCTCGCGGGATCATCGACGGGGCCCTCGGCGTTAACAACGGTCGTATCGGGTCGATTCGTGGCCGGCCGCCACGTGGGGCGAAATCGATTCATCTCCACGGCGCCTACCTCGTCCCAGGGTTCATTGACCTGCATGTGTGGGGCGAGCCGCAGCGGCTCTCGCGCGACCTGGCGCGATCCGGCACCACAGCGTTTTTGCGCACGATCGGGCCCGAAGCAGCGAAACGATTAGCCGACCGTTTGATCGCCCAGACCGAGCTGCGCGCATTTGAAGGCGCCCAGTGTCTTGGCGCGCATCTGGAAGGCCCGTTTGTCAATCCCGACCGGGCCGGGGCATTACCCAAGCGCTGGATGCGACCGCCTCGAGGTGCTGAGCTTCGAGCACTGGGGAGCACTCACGCGATCCGGCTCATGACAATTGCGCCGGAGCTACCTGGAGCCATGGCGGCCATTCGCTGGTGCCGGCGACGGGGCATCGTGGCATCCCTGGGCCACAGCGCGGCGACGACTGAGCAGGCCGAACGCGCCGTGAACGCGGGTGCGAGTGCTGCGACCCACGTCTTTAACGGCATGCCGGCATTCCATCACCGGCGCCCGTCGCTGCTCGACGCAGCGCTGACGGATAATCGACTGACGGCCATGGTGATTCTCGACGGAGTGCACGTGAGCCCTTCTGCCTTTCGCTTGTTGGTGCGCGCCAAAGGGGTGGATCGCGTGGCACTGGTGACCGACTCGATTCGGTATCAAGGCTGGAACGTCGTGAAACGGCGCGGGGCGTATTTCCTGAAGACGGGAACATTGGCCGGCAGCGCGCTGACCATGATGCGCGCCGTCCAGCATGCGGTCGCGTGGGGCGGGGTGTCGCTGCTGGACGCCGTCCGGATGGCATCGGAAGTTCCGGCGCGCTTGCTTGGGGATCGGGGGCGCGGAGTAATCGCCGTCGGCAAACGCGCCGATCTGGTGGCGTTCGACAAACACTTTCGCGTGCTGCTGACCGTCGTCGGCGGGCAGATCATTCACCAGCGTTAACGGCAAGGCGATATCAGATATGAAATGGCCATTTCATATCTGATATCGAATGAGAGACGATGTGCGGGATTATCGGATACGTGGGAACCAAGCCAGTCACGGACGTCCTTCTTGAGGGCTTGCGGAATCTTGAATATCGGGGTTATGATTCCGCCGGACTCGCGGTGCTCAATGGCCGGGGGATTCAGATTCGCAAGCGACCAGGTAAACTGAGCGCGCTCATCGAAGAGATTAAGCGCAAGCCGATTTCTGGAACCATCGGGGTGGGTCACTCCAGATGGGCGACGCATGGTCTGCCGAATGAGATCAACGCGCATCCCCACACGGATTGCACGGGCAAGCTTGCCATCATCCATAACGGCATCATTGAGAACTACGCGCAGCTGAAGGAGCGGTTGCTGGAGAAAGGCCATCGGTTTCGCTCGAAAACCGACACGGAAATCATTGTCCATCTCATTGAAGAGCACGCCAAGCATGCGCCCATCGCAGAGGCCTTCCGGTTGGCCCTCAAAGAGCTGCGCGGCGCGTATGCGGTCTGCCTGCTCTCGGCTGATGAGCCGACACGGCTCTTCGGGGCGCGCAACAGCAGCCCGCTCATCGTCGGGCTGGGCGGGGGTGAAGCGTTTTTTGCCTCTGACGTGCCGGCCATCTTGGGCCATACGCGGCGCGTGGTCTACTTACACGACGATGAGGTCGTAGAGCTTTCCGCCAAGGGGGCTCGGATCACGACGCTGGATGGCAAACCCATTCAGCGCGCTCCCAGCACGGTGTCCTTCAGCCGCGAGGCCGCGCAGCGCGGCGGCTACCCGCACTTCATGCTCAAAGAAATCCACGAGCAACCGGCGAGCATTGCGCAAACCCTGGCGAATCGGCTGCTGCCGGACACGCGGCGCGTGACCTTTGACCGGCGCACCAAGGCGTTTCTCGATGCGCTGCACCCGGACGAAAAATTCATCATCATTTCTTGCGGCACCGCCTATCACGCGGGCTTGGTGGGCGAATATATGCTGGAAGAATTCGCCGGCGCGCCCGTCGATGTCGACTTGGCCAGCGAATTCCGCTACCGCGGAGTCACACTCGACCGCCGCACCACCGTCATGGCCATTACCCAATCCGGCGAGACAGCGGATACGCTTGCTGGCGTGCGATTGGCGAAATCGCAAGGCGCAAAGGTTCTTTCGATTTGCAACGTCGTGGGATCTTCCATTGCGCGAGAATCCGATGCGGTGCTCTACACGCATGCCGGGCCGGAAATCGCCGTCGCCTCAACCAAGGCCTACACGTCGCAGCTGACGGCGCTGGCCCTGATCACGCTGTATCTGGCCAAGCGGCTGCGGCGGATGACGCCGCGCCGATGGCGGGCGCTGCTGGAGAACTTCGCCCAGTTACCGTACATCATCGAGCGGACGCTCACCATTGAGCCGGCGATCAAGAAGGCCGCGGCGAAATACGCCGCCGAGCGCAATTTCTACTATTTGGGGCGCCGCTACCACTATCCCAGCGCGCTGGAAGGCGCGCTCAAGCTGAAAGAAATCTGCCCGTTGATCCATGCCGAAGGCTATGCGGCCGGCGAAATGAAGCACGGGCCGATCTCGCTGATCCGCAAAGGCTGGCCGGTGGTGTTTCTGGCGACGGACTCGCCGGTATATGAAAAGGTCATCTCCAACATCGAAGAAATCCGCGCGCGCAAGGGGGCGTGCATCGTCATCGCAACCGAAGGCAACACCGCAATCCGCCGCCACGCGGACCATGTGCTCTACGTGCCGAAAACCGAGGAGCTCTTCTCCCCGATCATCGCGGCCATTCCGCTGCAGCTCTTCGCCTACTACGTGGCCGACGCCAACGGCTGCGATATCGACCAACCTCCAAACCTTGCAAAAAGCGTCACGGTAGAGTAGTGATGACCGGCACGCTGTCGGTCGTGGCAACGCCGATCGGGAATCTGAAGGATATCTCGTTTCGCGCGGTCGAGACGTTGAAGACCGTCGATGCCATTGCGTGCGAAGACACACGGCAAACCAGCAAGCTGCTGCAGCACTACGAGATTCACAAGCCGCTCATCAGTTTGCACGACCACAATGAGCGGCAGCGGACTCCGGAGCTGCTCGAGCGTTTACAGGATGGCGAATCGATCGCGCTGGTCAGCGATGGCGGGACCCCGCTTATCAGCGATCCTGGCTGGCGGCTGGTGCATGAGGCCATCGCCGCGAAGATCTCCGTGGCGTGGATCCCAGGTGCGACCGCCCTCATCGGCGCATTGGTCCTCTCCGGGTTACCGACTGAACGCTTTGTGTTCGAAGGATTTTTGCCGAGCAAACCAGGCGCCCGCCGCAAGCGTCTTGAAGCGCTGAAGTCAGAGGAACGGACCGTCGTGCTGTACGAATCGCCGCATCGGCTACTTAAAACGCTGCGAGAGATCCGCGACGTGCTTGGCGACATTTCGGTCGTGTGCGCGCGAGAATTGACGAAGATGTTTGAAGAGATCGCGCGCGGAACGGCAAGCGAGCTCGCGGCGCACTTTGAAACCCATGCGCCTCGCGGCGAGCTCGTGCTTGTCCTTGGAGCCGGCCACCTGGCCACGCGGCCACCTGGCCACGAGCCATGAATACGATTCATTCGTCCGCCATCGTTGGCAAGAACGTCCAGCTCGGGGAGGGCAACGAGATTGGGCCGGGGTGCGTGATTGCCGATGGGGCCGTCATCGGCTCGAAGAACAAACTATGGATGAGCGTCTATGTCGGGCCAGGCACGACGATTGGCCATGAGAACCAGATCCACCCTGGGGCGATCATCGGCCATGAGCCGCAGGATCATGCGTTTGACGGCTCGCCGAGCTTTACTACGATCGGCGATCGCAACATCATCCGCGAGTACGTGACGATTCATCGCGGCACCAAACCCGGCACGACGACATCCCTCGGCAGCGACAACTTTCTCATGGCCAACGCGCATATCGCCCACAATTGCCAGGTGGGCAACCACACGATTTTCGTTAACCTGGCCTCGATCGCAGGCTATTGCGAGGTGCAGGATGAGGCGGTGCTCTCCGGCATGGCGGTGTTTCACCAATTCTGCCGGGTGGGCCGGCTGGCGATGATCAGCGGGCTCTCGGCCATCAACAAAGATGTGCCGCCGTATATGGTCTGCGGCGGACGGCCCGGGGTGATCCAAGGGGTCAACGTGGTGGGGCTGCGGCGCGCTGGCATCAGCGCTCCCATCCGAGGAACGATCCGCCAAGCGTATAAATTCCTCTATCGTGAGGGCTTAAGCGTGCCGCATGCCATCGAGGAGATCAAGAAACTCCCCCCATCCAAGGAGCTCGTGGTACTCGTCAGCTTCATCGAGCAGTCGAAGCGCGGCATCTGCGCCGGCAACTCCAAGGAAGACCATATAGAGGAAGGGGAGTCCCTATTGCCTAGTCGGTCAAAATAGACAGACGGGCGTCTAGATATATTGCTGTTGACAGGTGCACCGGTATTTTCGTATAATAGATGTACACTCTTCACCTTTAAGGACCGTCCTGAGAGGCGGGCAAGGACATGAGGCAGGACAATCAGACCGCAGGAAGGGAATCCCAGCTAGCCGAGGCTGGGTTTTTTTATGTCTTGCCCCGAGCGAAGCCGAGGGGCCGATGAGTGCCGCGGCGTTCCACGATAAGGCGCGGCTCATGG
This window contains:
- the rsmI gene encoding 16S rRNA (cytidine(1402)-2'-O)-methyltransferase, translated to MTGTLSVVATPIGNLKDISFRAVETLKTVDAIACEDTRQTSKLLQHYEIHKPLISLHDHNERQRTPELLERLQDGESIALVSDGGTPLISDPGWRLVHEAIAAKISVAWIPGATALIGALVLSGLPTERFVFEGFLPSKPGARRKRLEALKSEERTVVLYESPHRLLKTLREIRDVLGDISVVCARELTKMFEEIARGTASELAAHFETHAPRGELVLVLGAGHLATRPPGHEP
- the glmS gene encoding glutamine--fructose-6-phosphate transaminase (isomerizing), which encodes MCGIIGYVGTKPVTDVLLEGLRNLEYRGYDSAGLAVLNGRGIQIRKRPGKLSALIEEIKRKPISGTIGVGHSRWATHGLPNEINAHPHTDCTGKLAIIHNGIIENYAQLKERLLEKGHRFRSKTDTEIIVHLIEEHAKHAPIAEAFRLALKELRGAYAVCLLSADEPTRLFGARNSSPLIVGLGGGEAFFASDVPAILGHTRRVVYLHDDEVVELSAKGARITTLDGKPIQRAPSTVSFSREAAQRGGYPHFMLKEIHEQPASIAQTLANRLLPDTRRVTFDRRTKAFLDALHPDEKFIIISCGTAYHAGLVGEYMLEEFAGAPVDVDLASEFRYRGVTLDRRTTVMAITQSGETADTLAGVRLAKSQGAKVLSICNVVGSSIARESDAVLYTHAGPEIAVASTKAYTSQLTALALITLYLAKRLRRMTPRRWRALLENFAQLPYIIERTLTIEPAIKKAAAKYAAERNFYYLGRRYHYPSALEGALKLKEICPLIHAEGYAAGEMKHGPISLIRKGWPVVFLATDSPVYEKVISNIEEIRARKGACIVIATEGNTAIRRHADHVLYVPKTEELFSPIIAAIPLQLFAYYVADANGCDIDQPPNLAKSVTVE
- the nagA gene encoding N-acetylglucosamine-6-phosphate deacetylase, with product MVELSLAGGKLVTPRGIIDGALGVNNGRIGSIRGRPPRGAKSIHLHGAYLVPGFIDLHVWGEPQRLSRDLARSGTTAFLRTIGPEAAKRLADRLIAQTELRAFEGAQCLGAHLEGPFVNPDRAGALPKRWMRPPRGAELRALGSTHAIRLMTIAPELPGAMAAIRWCRRRGIVASLGHSAATTEQAERAVNAGASAATHVFNGMPAFHHRRPSLLDAALTDNRLTAMVILDGVHVSPSAFRLLVRAKGVDRVALVTDSIRYQGWNVVKRRGAYFLKTGTLAGSALTMMRAVQHAVAWGGVSLLDAVRMASEVPARLLGDRGRGVIAVGKRADLVAFDKHFRVLLTVVGGQIIHQR
- the lpxA gene encoding acyl-ACP--UDP-N-acetylglucosamine O-acyltransferase encodes the protein MNTIHSSAIVGKNVQLGEGNEIGPGCVIADGAVIGSKNKLWMSVYVGPGTTIGHENQIHPGAIIGHEPQDHAFDGSPSFTTIGDRNIIREYVTIHRGTKPGTTTSLGSDNFLMANAHIAHNCQVGNHTIFVNLASIAGYCEVQDEAVLSGMAVFHQFCRVGRLAMISGLSAINKDVPPYMVCGGRPGVIQGVNVVGLRRAGISAPIRGTIRQAYKFLYREGLSVPHAIEEIKKLPPSKELVVLVSFIEQSKRGICAGNSKEDHIEEGESLLPSRSK